In Miscanthus floridulus cultivar M001 chromosome 8, ASM1932011v1, whole genome shotgun sequence, the sequence ATTTCTCGTTGCCTTTTTTTCCTCCCCCGGTGGTGTCCCCACACGGCACTGATGAAAAGAGCAAGCTGAGATTCTTGCTGTATCCCAAGCGCTAGGCAGTTGATTAAGGTTAGGCCTGTACTATGGATCTATACTGGGCTACTGGCAGCAGTAAACTACGACAAAAATGACCATGCTTGCCAATCATTCGTGTCTTCTTCTGactttattttcacttatgcagTGGGCcttttcgctggttggtttctaggctgataagcttGACTGGTGATGGTTTATTATAAGAGGAAAACACCGTTGactggtgtcggtgtttcgagtaagcaccggctagtaaatttgtatactGTGCGTCTGACCCGGatagtgtgctaagaggacataagaattatactggttcgggccgaatgtccctacgtccagtttcgagCTGCTCGCgttactagcactgagtttgtagtagggggttacaaactaacGAAAGATGGAGGTAGCTCCCAAGTCGCTGGTGTGATATGGTGTGTTTGTTTGATGATTCGCCGTGCGATGAGTCGATTCCCtagtgggacgccctgctttcccttttacaGGTCAAGTGAAAACAGGGGTTACAACCGAAGggaagatgagaaaaagaaagagaaataaggcttccGGAGGTGCACCGTCCTCCTCTTTGCGTaggtcccgctgaccctgtagatcgtggtggcagTGGCGTCGTACCGGAGTCCTGTTGGCCGCTGCAGCTTACGTGCGGGTGTCTCGCACGACTTTCTTGTCTTCCGTTCCACCTAAATGgacggaatggtcaaagggtcccctgacAGAAGCCATGCAGGGGGCTAgcggtacagtgccagtcaaTTGACGCCGGTTGACtgacgttggacggtggtcagacagagagttggcagcacagtgccgGCCTGTTGACACGATGGGCGACACGAGTTTCCCAGCATTGCCCAATGCGACCACCAGTCGCATCAGGACACGTCCGAGACGTGCTCCCGGACGTGCGCTTCCatgccgtagtggttgaagcggttcgAGCCCTACCCTAGGACCACTGTTTTTGTCCAATAGCAGATCCGATCCCCTAAGGATTGGGCGAGGCGAAAATCTCTCCCTGGGAGCCGGACGAGACGGAATCCGACccccgggggtcggacgaggcggggtCCTCCACGGGGGACGGGACGAGGCGTGTCCCGGCCCCTggtggtcggacgaggcggaaacaTCGTCCTTGGAGTCGGACGAGATGTGGCCCGGCCTcggggggtcggacgaggcggaaacctcgtcctcggagtCGGACGAGACGTGGCCTTGCCCCTGGGGGTtggacgaggcggaaacctcgtcctcgACGTCAGACGAGACGTGGCCCGACCCCTgggggtcggatgaggcggaaacctcgtcctcggagtTGGACGAGGCCGTAGTTGCGTCTTTAACCATGAGATGGGACGACGTGATGTTTTttaatcctttggctcggatACCTGGGTATAGATATTCGACAGctgactgataagtcatgactgaaaccaacaagcaaacaggCCGAGTGTCTTGTTCTGACTGATGGGACATTAATAAAACAGGGGCCCTGGTGTGACTGTCATTTGGCATGTCTTGGGGAGTGTCAACCCCTTTGCAGCTACAGCTGCAGGCATCCGATGAGGAAGGAGTAGTGGTAGGTTTCACTTGTTTTCTTTGCAGGGGTGATGGCCAGACGGGCAAAAGCATAGATAAAACTTGCTGCTAGTGCCTTGACTTATGGAAAGATCTTTTTTGTCTTGTTTTAACATGTGCACTTGAATAATCTGCATTCTTGCCTTTTAACCTCCTTGCCATTTTCAGTTCCAGAACTGCATGCAGACAAAAGTTCTGACTTGTTAACATAAGCTCTTGTTCAATAAGATTGTGTTTGGACACTTTATCATTAGGAAGTGCTCAATTGTGCATTTAGTATGATTGTTTTTGCCTTTTGCCACTACCAAGTGATCCTTCAGCAAAAAGGCCATCTTAACAATTTACTGAATGATTGGTTTGTTCGATAGAGGAAGAATCAGGTTCGATCCCAATGAAATGGAAGGGAAATAAATTATTTTTTTCCTAACAAATCACTGCCTGTCCAAATAAAGATGGCATAAAGAGCTGGTGGTTTCTCAGGGGCTAGGGTTCTCGCCACAAGTAGGCGTGCTATGAGAGAGTACGAAGCAGCTAAGCTCAAGATAAAGGCCTGAGCAAAAGGTGtctagagagagaaaaaagagagaggaGCATGCACGAATCTTTTGCTTTTATGATCagtttgttggttttagccagcctaaaccagtcagccaacagtgtttttctctcatagcaAACCAGCATCAACCAGCCCAAagcagctcagaaaccaaccagcgaacagaccggatatatgagagagagagagaggtgtagGTGGAGGTTAACAAACCGTGCTTTATCTTTTTGAAAATTCCCATGCATGCCCCTCTCCGTCCATACAACTGATACAAGATGTCCTTTTCAGACCTGCTTTGTAACGCCGTCCTCTtccttgtcaaaaaaaaaagactCAAGGATAATCTGCCATTTCCTGGTCAAATCAGCACTTGTTAGTTATCTACATGGATAAATATTTAAGGATGCCGACTTTGTAGATTTCATTCATTGGAGAACACCAAAATTGGAATTTCTCAACAATTCGTTTTTTTTGTGCAAGACAGGGTACAAATGCACACACTCACTACCCTAACAACCACATCCTAAAATTAGAGTTTTTTTTACCGAATGGGAATCCCCtacctattttttttcttttttcaattaAAAAAATGAAAGAATGTTTATGAACAAAGAGCAAGACACAAAAAGGAAGATTACAAGGCAGCCAGGCCTAACAAAAAAGAACCAGAAAGGTTATAAGTAACTATCCTCCATAAAATTAGAGTTCCTCCAACAGGCAATAGATAATAACTCAATCAAAACATACTAAAAAGTTAGGTTCTTTCTAGCTTCTACTTGAAGTTCTCCATTCGGCGAATATTTACACCGCTCTTAGTGTTTTGAACTACCATCCACATCAATGTTAAGATATGACCAATACATGTAAAATCCTAGTACTAGCAAGTCATACAATACCGGTGTACTATAAATCAACTCATCCTGTGACTCTGCTTTGTACATACCTTAGACACGTTTGCCCAAAAACAAAAGaggataaaaaaaaaagaatttagtAGACGGAAGGAAAGGCTACACGTATTATTCCTCTTGCCTCAGGTCAATCCTAGCCACCACTTAGTGCAGCAAGGCATCTGACGAACCTtcatctgaatttgagcaggacCTTAAAAGATCAAGGGGGGCATCTATTCTCCTAATCCTTTTTGTGACCTTTTGCTTGCATTCTTCCTGTGCAGCTGAAAAGGAAAAAACCCCATGTGGCCTTGTGGTTGTGGTGCGGGGTAGGCCATTGCTTGTGCTTCTGTATGTCAGCCAGCAAGGTGCAGCATACACAGTGATTCGGTGAGATGAGTGACGGTTCATATGATTGCTGATCACATTCTTCTCTTGATCCAAAACCTGTCTGCCCAGAATAAAAATAGTTTTTTTTGGGTGCAGGAAAAGGTTTTGGTttgtttcaaattttaaaaaggtTTCTTTTTCCTCTCTCGCTCTCAGCTGTTTCAAAAGCGTTTCTTGGTGCAACTAACTTAATCGTCCCTCAGAGGACATGAGCTTTGTGTGAAGCGTCTAGAGCGGCGTGCATGAAGGTCACGCATAACGGACTGACGACCAAACCGAATTCAGAAAATAactgtgcaaaaaaaaaaaagatcgagCTAACAATGAATAAAAAAGGGCATCCGTTTTGGACGCGAAGGATGGAGTGAAGCTTCCTAAAGCGAGAGATTTCTCTGTCGTTGGTGAGTTGGAGTGGCATGGACCAAACAAATACAACAAATTTTGTTTTGGTAAATAGTAATATCAAAGTTTTCAGAACCTTTTTTTTGACTTTTTCCAAAGGGTCCAAGATTGGCTGTTACGGCCACACCTCATCTTCTTATCATCTAGCGTAAGAAACATTGTCGTATACACGTAATGCATAAAGTAACAAAAAGAAAGAGATTTTAAATCTAAATCTAACAAACATTCTCctttgcacacacacacacacacacacacacacacacacacacacacacacacacacacagagagagagagagagagagagagagagagagagagagagagagagagagagagaggtagagaAAAAAACCTAAAGAAAATAAATTCTCAATAAAATTATGATGCAAAAAACAGTTTCTAATTTTTAGGCAATGCCACAGTTTGGTTCATATAGCTAACAATTACTATCTGCCAAAAACTAACTAATGTTGATCTTTGAAAAAATTAACTAATGTTTTACCTACCACACATGATACTGTAAGTTTGGAATCCAGCTAACAAGTCAGTTAATGTCTTAGGCCCGGgtcgcttcgttgaaaaaacaagacgaagcactgttccggctgatttgttgtgagaggaaaacactgttccgactaaaaaataagctgaaaagtacgaattataagagaaacgaacagggtTTTACCTGCTAGCTATTAATTGATTTTTCTAGCTAACACAACCAATAGTTTGTTAGCTGGATCAGTTGCCAAGAATGTGCTGCAGGGACCAATTTCCATGGAGAAAATGACTAAGTGGGGAGTATTATTAGGAAATGCTACTACTAATAAAGAAATGTAGGGCCACGCCTGAAATGTGCCCAGACCAATTTCtatgaaaaaaaactcaaaatctATCTGACGACAGGTCGCGCTCTAGTGTGAGTGCGCGACTCGTGCCCacgctctccctctcttcttctccatctccggcGGGCTTAGAAAGGGATCGGCAGAGGCAGGTAGGCCCGGCGAATGGGATGAGAGAGGCAGCGATGAGGTGAAGGCAACGGTAATGCCGCTAGAGCGGGCGGCGAAGGAGGTGGTCGAGCAGAGTTAGGGTGACGGGCGACCATGGCCGGACAACGGAGAAAAGGAAAAAGGAGATTGGCGCGGACGCGGTAGAGTCTTGCCGGAGCTCTGCGGCCGCGGTCGAGGAGCTATGGCAAGCTACCGCGCCGCGGCGGGGCGGTGTCGGTGACGCGGTCTCGTGATATATGGCCCCGTTCATGTGCCCTTAAACTCGGCTTGATCtgcttctttttttcatccggaacagtgttttcctctcacaaattcctccagattcattcagattcctccagaatttctccaagcgaacggggcccatGTCAAAAAATAAGTGCTGCCGAGACCAATTTTCATAGGTAAAAAAATGAATGGGGTATCATTGGGAAGAAAATGCTACTACTAACAAAGAAATGTAGGGCCACGCCTGAATTGAGTTTCGCATAGCATCTGACTGCCCCTAGCCTAGAGTCTCCTTTCCTCCTCCCCATTCCCCACCTCTCTCTCATCGCCGGTGATTTCTCCTCCCCTGTGCTCCTTTGAAGCCTTTTGACCGTTGTAGCGCGTCTCTCTCCTGCTTCCGTTTCCTGCCACTCCACacactctctctccccctctgcAGACTGCACAAGGCCTCCTTCGTCTTCCACTCCTCGTTCTTGTTCACACAGCAGCAGCCTCCCGGAAAAGAGAAGGCcgtctccctcactctctctcaGGTATAGTACCTCCGATTCTAATGCGAATGCATACACGCAGCTCGCGCGCATCGTGCCTTTTGTTCTGTTAAATTAATGTTTGCAATCGATGCGGCCGGGGTGAGAAATCTGTGGGGGCCAAGGCCAAAGCggggtagagagagagagagagagtgagaggcgGAAGGAATGGATTCGTTCTTGTAGAGCTAGCCGCTCCCGATCTTTACAATTCTGCGCATCCTTTTGAGCGCTTCAAGAACATCTATGCCGTCCCTGGTTTCTCTTCTCGGTACGCCTTCCCTCCCTCTGATTTATGTTCCGTTCCTCGTCGCCTTTCCTTCCTTCGCACTTCACAATGATGTCTGCCTGTTTCAGTGTTCCTGCTCACTCGGCCTTCgttctccttttttttttctttgcattTTTCTTGTCGCCGTTCATCTTTGATGTGGCAATTGGTGAGAGGGGAATTGTTCACGGTTCTTGCAGCAGCAGTGTTTGACgtttctgttctttttttttttttgtcttctcctgATTTTTCCTCCCATCTCCTTCACCTGGTTCCTCGTACCTTTGGCGTTCGTCAGGATTGTGCTGTGGTTTCCAGATTTTTATCGAATTAGTCTTTTCAATCAACCAACATATCCTTGTTTTCGGTGTTTGTTCCACGATTTTAGCTCTCCCTGTTTCGGCATGAACTGTGGTGCGTTCGGAGTCACAGTGTGAGACATGTGTGCCCTTCCATTTTCAGCTGAGTTCATGGTTTCACCTCTTGGCATAGATTGGCCCTTCTCTGATCTGTTAAAAGATCAAAATTTTCAGTGCGAACAGGAGTTTGTAGAGATTCTCGTTCCACTCCATTTTTCTTCTCAGGCTACCGAGAGAAACTGAACAATGGATTCCTAACAGTTTCGTTTCTCTGAAGCAGTTTCGTTTCTCTGAGCCACCAAGAGCCCgtgacctctctctctctctgtgtgtgtgcgcgcgcaaaGAGACAAAGTTATTATTAGCTATAAATCATCACCAGAATTTTGGGCTTTACCGCAGTTTTGTATGTTTCTATGTTTTTACTTTTGCCAACTGCATACACAACTGAATACGACTACTCCATCCAGGTCCACCTGTTTGTACAGTGTTTGAGGCTTACAATGGTGCTCTAGTTTTACTATTAAAATCTTCAGCGGCTGATCCCTGATTTCACCTATAtgatatctttttattgcctttCGTGTCTGTCTATAGTTTGAAGACATTAATGATGACATTATTTATGCTAATCTCCCTGAAACAAAATGTGGCGTTGTACTAGCACTGCTAGTTTTCAAGGCACTGTCCTCACCCGGCTTAGTTGTCGAGTCCGTTTAGTGATGCAAGTAGCAGAATGTGGGCCCCTTCATCTCTTGCTGGGCCAAGGATGATATTCTTCACTTTCATGCTTCCTTAGTCTTCTTTTAGGAGAAAAAAGAATTTGGTTGCTACCGAACAAATGTGTAGTGCAGTGTAGGGCATGTTGCAGTGGGGCATTTCATTTGCAAAGGATCGTCTTTCTGATGTCTTGTAGTTTTCATTCCACTTTTGGGAATGCTTGAGTTTATTGTTGATACATGTAGTAAGCTTAGTGTATATGATCATTCCGCATCATCACTGTTGTTTCTGAAACTCACtgaaagggcgtacccagtgcagagagctcccgctctgtgcgggttttggggaagggtgtcagcggcaagccttaccctcgcctgtgcaatgcgaggagaccgtgactcgaacccgggaccttccggtcacaggcggtaagactctaccgcttgcaccaggcccgcccttcttctGAACTCTCTGAAACTTGCCAAATTGTAGGATTGTGGTCCAGGTCATCTCCCCATTCACTGGCTTCAGCAGCAGTGTTCTTGCTGGCAACAAATGACCTTTCTACAGTTTTAGGTAATTTCCACAGTGATGGATGAAGCAATACCTGGTTTCCTGAAGCTGAAACTTTTCTGTAACATTTTGTCATTTTTCTCCTCGCGTTCAAAGCTTAGAGATTATGATCCAAGCATGACTGGTCCTTGAACACTATACAAGGCTTTGGAGAGATGGGATGTGCTGCTTCCAGGTTAGAAGATGAGGAGGCTGTCAAGATGTGCCGGGACAGAAGGGACTTCATCAAGCAGGCACTGGAGCAGCGCAACCGATTTGCATCTTCTCACATTGCTTACATCGAGTCCCTGAAGCGTGTTTCAATGGCTCTCCAACGGTTTGTTGCTGGAGATGATCAACATGAGCTCATCTTCGATACATTCATCTCTCCTGTCAAGCAACAGAAGCCAGAGATGCTTGGGCTGCCTTATGGTTCATATGAGAAGAGAACCATTCATGTCTCAAGATACCTGAGGTCAGGACCTAACCCATCAGTGTCAGTTGAGGAGCACCCACGGCCGGTGGAAACAGTCCGTGTCGAGTCACATTACCCTATGGACAATGACAGTGGCATGGATAGGTTCTTACCAATGCACTCACCGGTGAGATCGTCTTCATACTACCCACCACCTTATAACAGGCCAAGCTACCCACCTCCATCGGCCCAGGAACCAGTTAGGAATTCTTCTTCCTATTACATGTCTTATGACAGGCCAAGCTATGCACCTTCATCACCCCAGGAGGCAATGAGGACTTCTTATTATGGATCTTATGACAGGCCAAGCTACCCATCAACATCACCCCAGGAGCCACAGAGGAATTCTTATCACGTGCCATATGACAGGCCAAGCTACCCACCTCCGTCACCCCAGGAGCAGGAATCATCACCGTGGGACTTCTTCTGGAACCCATTCTCATCGCTGGACAGCTTTTCATATCCCCGCCCTCGGAGTAGCTATGACAATGTGGTCACTGATGATGAACTTGCGAGGTTACAACAGGTACGAGAGGAGGAAGGAATTCcagaacttgaagaggaagatgaTGAGTGTCAAGAGCAAATACAAATGCACAGAAAAGAGGAAAAAGAAGAGCATGACAatgcagatgatgatgaagatgaagatgatgaggaagatgatgacgAGGAATGCGAGCATTCAGATGAGTGTATGGTTTCTAACGAGGGCACTTGCTCTGTGAATTTTGATGCCAATATGAAGCAAGAAACAAAGGGATTTGAATCCAAAGGTATTCAGTGTACTGAAGCACCAGAACCTCGCAAAACAGTAGAACTTGAGATAAAGGCACACAAGAAAGAACTGATGAGAAACAGAGTAGCAAATGCAGAAGAAACTCCTGGTTTCACAGTATATCTGAATCGAAGGCCAGCAAGCTTGGTTGAGGCCATGAAGGATATCGACTGTCAGTTCTTGGGGATATGTGACGCTGCTCGGGAAATCTCAGTAATGTTGGAGGCAAGTAGAGTTCAGTACTCAACCTCAAACGATCTTTCTGGTACTGCTTTTACGATCCAATACTGAAATTACTTTAAAGATCCAGATTTGACACTTACTGAACATAGCTTGTCAATTGTATATTGCAGCGAAGATGCTGAACCCAGTTGCACTTTTGCGCTCTGCGTCATCGCGTTCATCATCTTCGCGTTTCCTTCTTGCTCCCTCTAGCTCAATAGATGATCTCTATGACAATGAGACTAGCAGCTGTTACTCTGAAGAATCTTGTAGTACCATGTCTGGAAGTCACCACTCGACCTTAGATAGACTTTATACATGGGAGAAGAAATTATACAAAGAAGTAAAGGTATGATCTTTGTCAGGAACTTACACCAGTAGACAAATGCAAGGGAAAGTCATAACTGTTTTGGTCACTTGCAGGCAGGTGAGCGTTTAAGAATCGAGTATGAGAAGAGGTTGACACATTTGAGGAACCAAGATGTGAAAGGCGAAGAACCTTCCTCTGTTGATAAGACTTGCGCAGCATTGAGAAGCTTGCATACTCGGCTGAAGGTGTCAATACACACAGTTCAGTCAATTTCAAGAAGGATTGAAATTCTAAGGGATGAGGAACTGCATCCTCAGCTTATGGAGTTGATTCAAGGGTATGGTTCTGTTCATCCTAGGGATTCTGCAAATGAAAATTTTCTACGTACCATTATCACTTGCAAATGACTCAAATTTTTTTCTTGGAGCCACACAAGTTAGAAATAAAATGTTAATTGTTGGAAAATGTCCATAATAAAGACTAAATAGTAAATACAGCCAATTAAGAGCGCCCAACTTCTGTTAGTTGAAGTTTACTATTGACGTCGTCTAAGTTTTCAGTTAATGTAAGATGAACAGCTTGTGATCTGAAGGAATGTGTTTTTTTAAGAATAGATAAATGACAAAAATGAATAACTCATCTGTGTATTGAGTATTTTTTTTTGAATCAACTGTGTATTGAGTATTGACCAAACGGGGAAATGGTAGAACAATCTTAAGGCTTATTATAAATTAATCAAGTAGTTTGGGGGTAGTGTATCTAACAATAATCATTTAACTGTTAGTATTTTACAAAGACTTTTTGCATGGAAGCTCTAAAACCCTTTCTGAGAGTGTAAACTGAAAGCAGAAACAGACCATAAGATTCAAAGATCAAAAGGAGGGCAATATACATAAACTCATTGCTGACAGGCTTGCATTGCAAAGTCAACTTCATTTGCGTAGCAGAACACTACAAGGTCTAGAAGTCTAAACAGAATCTTTTGCTATTAGCATACTTAAATTACACAAAATGAAACATACTTAAATCACACAATGAAACATAACTAGAGGCAACAAAAGAGCTGTATTCTGATCAAACTGTGTTTACTCATGTATCAACCGATCATAACTATATAATAGCTGAGCAGACAGAATACCTTAAACCTTAGTCTTTTACACTGAAAATCTGGTAAGCAACATCAAGGAAATATACTATAATTCTGCATAACCACAACTGGAACTGAGTAACTGACCTTTTGTTATGCAGGTTATCGCGGATGTGGCGCTCCATGGCTGAACGCCACAAAGTTCAGAAGCGAACCATCGAGGACGCCAAACTTCTCTTCCTCCAGCACCACCCCTCGGCCGCCACTGCCATCTCCCTTGGTCCACTAGAGGCTGCAACTCCCCCACCGGCTGCCTTGGCATTGGAATCCGAGATCCAGGCCTGGCGAGGAGCCCTGGAGACCTGGTTGTTTGCGCAGCGCGCCTATGCGCGCGCACTAGCCGCGTGGGCGCGACGATGCCTCGGCATCAGCAGCGCGGCGCGGCCCAGCCATCCGCTGCCGCCGGCGTTCCTAGTGTGCATGGAGTGGGGGCGCGCGGTTGACGCGGCCACTGAGGCACGAGTGATAGACGGTCTGGACTTCTTTGTCGCTGGCGTCGGGTCAGTGTGCTCGGGCGTGGCTACCGGGATGGAGGGCATGGCTGGGCGGGTGCTGTGTGCTGGCATGGCAGTGGTCACTGGCGCCATGGCGGAGTTCGCGGCGGCGTCTGCAGACAGCTATGACGCAGCTGTCACAGCTGTGATCACCGCGGCGCGTGCGCCGGAGCGCGGGAAAGAGAACGGCATGGGACAACTGGAACGCTAGGAAAATGCTGTGGCGTTTGCTTTGTTGGTTGACACCATGACATAGAGTGGCTCACCTTTGTGATAACGATGAGTAGGAGATGAAATTAAGCATGCAGTTACATATGTAGTCTTGTGATTGATAAGAATGCTATTACAAGGCTATCTATTCTTGCTAGTGATTGCTTATAGGTTCAGCACTTGTGGTATTACCCTAAGGAGAATGCGAACAGTGTTGTAAATTCatctctttttgttttttttagaaaaagaaaaagtcacaTAAGACCACATACAACCAAATTCTTATAAGGTTTTCAGCTCATTGGCTGATCACAAATTAAAGGGAAGATAatgcaaaaataaaataaataaataaaatcacaTCCTATTACGTCCATTCAGGATAAAGACGAAGACTTCTAAAGCTCTCCTAGTCAAACGGATAACACTTTCCCCTCGTATCCTTATCGGCTGAAGGTAGTTTGCATACAACATAGCTAACTTACGACCGGCCATAAATTAGGCCAGCCGCATGGCCGCTCCGGTTTTGGCTACCCAAAAACCATTTACCATCGTCTTTCCTTTTCTTGCAAAAACTGTTGCCGCTGCTTCTTCCTCCTTGCATGTCCACCCCCGCCTTCCTCGCCTGCCGGCCCCCACCAGCGGCTGCCTCATCGCTGGTTGCGCCGCCCACCTTCTAGCCCCGCCCCTCGACCCcgccctcctcgtcctcgccccCCGCCGCTGCCCACCGCGGCCGCGAACCTCCGGCGAGACCCTACATCTGGGGCGATCTCCTTCTCCCCCTCACCCCCTctcaccgccgccatggccatgggtgCCCCCGCCTTAACCTAGCCTGGCCACCTCCTACGCCGCTAGAACCCTAACATCGTCCTCCCCCCGTCCCCACCGTCTGTCTCTCCCGAGCCCCTTCT encodes:
- the LOC136472854 gene encoding protein ROLLING AND ERECT LEAF 2-like, whose translation is MGCAASRLEDEEAVKMCRDRRDFIKQALEQRNRFASSHIAYIESLKRVSMALQRFVAGDDQHELIFDTFISPVKQQKPEMLGLPYGSYEKRTIHVSRYLRSGPNPSVSVEEHPRPVETVRVESHYPMDNDSGMDRFLPMHSPVRSSSYYPPPYNRPSYPPPSAQEPVRNSSSYYMSYDRPSYAPSSPQEAMRTSYYGSYDRPSYPSTSPQEPQRNSYHVPYDRPSYPPPSPQEQESSPWDFFWNPFSSLDSFSYPRPRSSYDNVVTDDELARLQQVREEEGIPELEEEDDECQEQIQMHRKEEKEEHDNADDDEDEDDEEDDDEECEHSDECMVSNEGTCSVNFDANMKQETKGFESKGIQCTEAPEPRKTVELEIKAHKKELMRNRVANAEETPGFTVYLNRRPASLVEAMKDIDCQFLGICDAAREISVMLEASRVQYSTSNDLSAKMLNPVALLRSASSRSSSSRFLLAPSSSIDDLYDNETSSCYSEESCSTMSGSHHSTLDRLYTWEKKLYKEVKAGERLRIEYEKRLTHLRNQDVKGEEPSSVDKTCAALRSLHTRLKVSIHTVQSISRRIEILRDEELHPQLMELIQGLSRMWRSMAERHKVQKRTIEDAKLLFLQHHPSAATAISLGPLEAATPPPAALALESEIQAWRGALETWLFAQRAYARALAAWARRCLGISSAARPSHPLPPAFLVCMEWGRAVDAATEARVIDGLDFFVAGVGSVCSGVATGMEGMAGRVLCAGMAVVTGAMAEFAAASADSYDAAVTAVITAARAPERGKENGMGQLER